A stretch of the Flavobacterium sp. 5 genome encodes the following:
- a CDS encoding SusC/RagA family TonB-linked outer membrane protein, which yields MKIKQHFKKGLTSFYALTILLGLLMTNEMAAQKNTTISGVIKDDTGLTMPGVNIIEKGTNNSTTTDFDGKFALKLTTDNAALVISFISFQTQTITVAGRSSLDIKLKSEEQTLKEVVVVGYGTVKKSDVTGAISTIKPETITERNVINPLEAIQGSTPGVQITSSSGRSGDGYNVVIRGNNSLLSNSTPLYVVDGVPTDNIDFLNPQDIARMDVLKDASSAAIYGSRGASGVIIIATKSGTTAKAGISVSLETSYGTKNAVRLPEMMTGAEWWQYHQTAYLSATPLTQTPAQLATAAGTNSPLLVSRANSGYSFDWYDAILQPGMTANNYINVSGRADNGLSYNMAFGIQNDKGLIDKDSNDKYSFKLGVNHRINNKFSTGANLTIARLETELGSDFAMQEGTRFSPLMSPYAVDADGNEIPGQLFFQPGKLTYPDGTWAINKTSTVNPLMEIANSSQTEKSWQTIGNVYFQYQALEWLSFKTTFAAGIFNGVNSSAYGAKTTAGVKLSPAGINSASIKNIQNFNYTWDNQIDLKHTFNQDHTVSALLLQSMYSNVDENSFMYSNNQPFEVGSNNMGSGVQTSYQITSGYAKNTLNSYAVRVNYGYKDKYLITASNRWDGSSVLSEGNKWASFPSVAVGWNINKESFLENNNTISNLKLRVSFGYTGNDNVAPYTSQALLNQQTFYANGGNTVAGWQSKNLANTDLTWEKTRELNLGLDFGFLGNKITGSVDVYDRLSDKLIYEQKLPYETGWDKTFSNVGSVSNKGIEVGLTTKNIKSNLVDWETSFTFTKNVNKLESIYNQDQVSDIGNTLILGSELKPNYNYVYDGVWQESEATQAATYGMYPGQAKIKDVNGDGKFNAADRTVIGNANPEWQGSIYSKLKVGQFDLNFSILTSQGQTVLSTFHQNFADVSGRSFQKIPMDYFVPTNGAGLQANASNANPRPGPASTTAGAGPFWSSGMAYYREVDYVKIKNISLGYSFGPDLLKKLKMSNLRIYVNVLDPFVFTDFDGYDPEWAGAAFGINRPASVTTQLGLSVKF from the coding sequence ATGAAAATAAAGCAACATTTTAAAAAAGGTTTAACCTCTTTTTATGCCTTAACCATTTTACTTGGTCTGCTCATGACCAATGAAATGGCCGCTCAAAAAAACACAACGATAAGTGGTGTAATAAAAGACGATACTGGACTAACTATGCCAGGAGTAAATATTATTGAAAAAGGAACTAACAACTCTACAACTACAGATTTTGATGGTAAATTTGCTTTAAAATTAACCACCGATAATGCTGCATTGGTAATAAGTTTTATCAGTTTTCAAACACAAACCATAACTGTAGCTGGAAGAAGTTCTTTAGACATTAAATTAAAATCTGAAGAACAAACATTAAAAGAAGTTGTTGTTGTTGGGTATGGAACTGTAAAAAAATCTGATGTAACAGGAGCGATTAGCACAATAAAACCAGAAACAATTACAGAAAGAAATGTAATTAACCCATTAGAAGCCATTCAAGGTAGTACACCTGGTGTACAAATTACTTCTAGTTCAGGTCGTTCTGGTGACGGATACAACGTGGTAATTAGAGGAAATAACTCTTTATTATCTAATTCTACTCCATTATATGTTGTAGATGGAGTACCAACAGATAATATTGACTTTTTAAATCCTCAAGATATTGCCAGGATGGATGTATTGAAAGATGCTTCATCAGCAGCAATTTATGGTTCAAGAGGAGCTAGTGGTGTTATTATTATTGCTACAAAAAGTGGTACAACTGCTAAAGCTGGTATAAGTGTATCTTTAGAAACATCATATGGTACTAAAAACGCTGTAAGATTGCCTGAAATGATGACCGGTGCTGAATGGTGGCAGTATCATCAAACAGCCTATTTGAGCGCAACACCTTTAACTCAGACTCCAGCCCAACTTGCAACTGCAGCTGGAACAAATAGCCCTTTATTAGTATCTAGAGCTAATAGCGGTTATAGTTTTGATTGGTATGATGCCATACTTCAACCAGGTATGACAGCAAACAATTATATTAATGTATCAGGTAGAGCAGATAATGGATTGAGTTACAATATGGCTTTTGGAATTCAAAATGACAAAGGACTTATTGACAAGGATTCAAATGATAAATACTCTTTCAAATTGGGCGTAAACCATCGTATAAATAATAAATTTTCAACTGGTGCAAATCTTACTATAGCGCGTCTAGAAACTGAACTTGGAAGTGACTTCGCAATGCAAGAGGGTACTAGATTTAGTCCTCTTATGTCACCGTATGCTGTTGATGCTGATGGAAATGAAATTCCAGGACAATTATTCTTTCAACCAGGAAAATTGACTTACCCAGATGGAACATGGGCAATTAATAAAACTAGTACCGTAAATCCATTAATGGAAATTGCAAACTCGTCACAAACTGAAAAAAGCTGGCAAACAATAGGGAATGTTTATTTTCAATACCAGGCTTTGGAATGGTTATCCTTCAAAACAACGTTTGCTGCTGGTATTTTCAATGGAGTAAACAGTTCTGCTTATGGAGCTAAAACAACTGCAGGAGTAAAGTTATCACCAGCAGGTATAAATTCAGCCTCAATCAAAAATATACAAAATTTCAATTATACTTGGGATAATCAGATTGATTTAAAACATACTTTCAACCAAGATCATACTGTTAGTGCACTTTTACTGCAAAGTATGTATTCTAATGTGGATGAAAATTCATTTATGTATTCTAATAATCAACCTTTTGAAGTTGGCTCGAATAATATGGGATCTGGAGTTCAAACCAGTTACCAAATTACATCTGGTTATGCAAAAAACACTTTGAACTCTTATGCTGTCCGTGTTAATTATGGCTATAAGGACAAATATCTGATTACAGCATCAAATCGTTGGGATGGTTCATCTGTTTTATCCGAAGGCAATAAATGGGCAAGTTTTCCTTCTGTTGCAGTAGGTTGGAATATTAATAAGGAATCCTTTTTAGAAAACAACAATACTATTTCTAATTTAAAATTACGTGTTAGTTTTGGTTACACAGGAAATGACAATGTCGCTCCTTACACTTCACAAGCTTTATTAAATCAACAAACATTCTATGCTAATGGCGGAAATACTGTAGCTGGTTGGCAATCTAAAAATTTAGCTAATACAGATTTAACTTGGGAAAAAACGAGAGAGTTGAACTTAGGACTTGATTTTGGTTTCTTAGGAAATAAAATTACTGGTAGTGTAGATGTTTATGACCGTTTGTCTGATAAATTAATTTACGAACAAAAATTACCATACGAAACGGGCTGGGATAAAACCTTCTCCAATGTAGGATCTGTGAGTAACAAAGGTATTGAGGTTGGATTAACAACTAAAAATATAAAATCAAATTTAGTTGATTGGGAAACTAGTTTTACTTTTACTAAAAACGTAAACAAATTAGAATCAATTTACAACCAAGACCAAGTAAGTGATATTGGAAATACATTAATTCTTGGTTCAGAACTAAAACCTAACTACAACTATGTGTATGATGGTGTTTGGCAAGAAAGCGAAGCTACTCAAGCTGCTACTTATGGAATGTATCCTGGGCAAGCAAAGATAAAAGATGTAAATGGAGATGGCAAGTTTAATGCAGCTGACAGAACAGTAATTGGTAATGCTAATCCAGAATGGCAAGGAAGTATTTACTCAAAATTAAAAGTAGGTCAATTTGATTTAAATTTTTCTATACTAACAAGCCAAGGACAAACTGTATTGAGTACTTTTCACCAAAATTTTGCTGATGTTAGTGGTAGATCTTTTCAAAAAATTCCAATGGATTATTTTGTTCCTACAAATGGTGCTGGTTTACAAGCAAATGCTTCAAACGCAAACCCGCGTCCAGGTCCTGCGTCTACTACCGCTGGTGCTGGTCCTTTCTGGAGTTCAGGAATGGCTTATTACAGAGAAGTTGATTATGTAAAAATTAAAAATATATCTTTAGGGTATTCATTCGGACCTGATTTACTAAAAAAACTAAAAATGAGTAATCTTAGAATTTATGTAAATGTATTAGATCCATTCGTATTTACTGATTTTGACGGATACGATCCAGAATGGGCAGGTGCCGCTTTTGGAATTAATCGTCCAGCATCTGTTACTACACAATTAGGGTTAAGTGTTAAATTTTAA
- a CDS encoding glycoside hydrolase family 105 protein, with translation MVNGKINTLKAVTIFISFAFLSCKTTAQEPAKNTATQNQITISKDLKWSDKMALTLMKRHPESYMIDDVKTPKWDYVHGLVLYSFQELYKKNPDPRYTTYIKSYVENFVENDGSIKTYELDKYNIDMVVAGRLLFNVYATTKEEKYLKAMQLLRKQLDGQPRTQSGGFWHKKIYPNQMWLDGLYMGEPFYAQYTATFENGKNLDDVAKQFEQIQMHATDAKTGLLYHGWDESKQMPWANKETGTSPNYWSRALGWYAMALVDALDYFPKDHPKQKELVGYLNKVSASLAKYQDKKSGLWYQVTDKAGEKGNYLEASGSSMFAYAFAKGANKGYLPAEYKKLSNKAFDGLTKQLMKVDADGSITLTQACAVAGLGGNPYRDGSYEYYVNERKNDNDPKATGPFILAALELNR, from the coding sequence ATGGTTAACGGAAAAATAAATACTTTAAAAGCAGTTACGATTTTTATCTCATTTGCATTTCTTAGTTGTAAGACTACAGCACAAGAACCTGCAAAAAACACCGCTACACAGAATCAAATAACAATTTCAAAGGATCTAAAATGGTCTGATAAAATGGCTTTGACATTAATGAAACGTCATCCTGAAAGCTATATGATTGACGATGTAAAAACTCCAAAATGGGACTACGTTCATGGTTTAGTTTTGTATTCTTTCCAAGAATTATATAAAAAAAATCCTGATCCTAGATATACAACCTATATTAAAAGTTATGTAGAAAATTTTGTAGAAAATGACGGTTCTATTAAAACCTATGAGCTAGACAAATACAACATTGATATGGTTGTTGCTGGTCGTCTGCTTTTTAATGTTTATGCCACTACAAAAGAGGAAAAATATTTAAAAGCAATGCAGTTGTTACGCAAACAACTTGATGGGCAACCAAGAACTCAAAGTGGTGGTTTTTGGCACAAAAAAATATATCCAAATCAAATGTGGCTAGACGGCTTGTACATGGGAGAACCATTCTATGCTCAATATACTGCCACTTTTGAAAACGGTAAAAATTTAGATGACGTAGCTAAACAATTTGAACAAATTCAAATGCACGCTACTGATGCAAAAACTGGATTATTATATCACGGTTGGGACGAAAGCAAACAAATGCCTTGGGCTAACAAAGAGACTGGAACATCTCCAAACTATTGGTCTAGAGCTTTAGGATGGTATGCAATGGCTTTGGTTGATGCTTTAGATTATTTTCCTAAAGACCATCCAAAACAAAAAGAATTGGTAGGTTATTTGAATAAAGTTTCGGCAAGTTTAGCCAAATATCAAGACAAAAAATCTGGTTTGTGGTACCAAGTTACTGACAAAGCTGGAGAAAAAGGAAACTATCTAGAAGCTTCAGGTTCTTCAATGTTTGCTTATGCTTTTGCAAAAGGAGCAAACAAAGGATATTTACCAGCCGAATATAAAAAACTATCTAATAAAGCATTTGATGGTTTGACCAAACAATTAATGAAAGTAGATGCTGACGGGTCTATTACTTTGACTCAAGCATGTGCTGTTGCTGGACTTGGAGGAAATCCTTACAGAGATGGCTCTTATGAGTATTATGTAAATGAAAGAAAAAATGATAACGATCCTAAAGCTACTGGTCCATTTATATTAGCCGCTTTAGAATTGAATAGATAA
- a CDS encoding DUF4861 family protein, which translates to MKTIYKITVLLLIGLASNAQNKNIIPSNAKTHAEISVKNDGKWDNRKYIGGTYKSVDKLKVAPEHTDHSFDIRYEGPGWESNKIAYRLYLDWRNAIDIFGKKTEAIILPQVGQDGGPSYHEMQDWGSDILNSGKGIGIGSINRYLNNEKMHFREVDSTIAKVENKTNESIVTVNYYGWKTATDKIDFTSKLTITPDQRYTQHTIQASKEIKGICTGIVKQKNTEFLKKESHNKKWAYLATYGKQSLVPDNLGMAIFYETNTVESLEDTELDYLLVFKPTTKINSFYLLGAWEQEKHGIKNKEEFIKYLDEKLAVLNKKSKL; encoded by the coding sequence ATGAAAACGATTTATAAAATAACAGTACTGTTACTAATAGGATTAGCTTCTAATGCTCAAAACAAAAATATAATTCCATCAAATGCAAAAACACATGCCGAAATTTCAGTGAAAAATGACGGAAAATGGGACAACAGAAAATACATTGGAGGCACTTACAAAAGTGTTGATAAACTAAAAGTAGCACCAGAGCATACTGATCACTCTTTTGATATCCGTTATGAAGGTCCCGGTTGGGAAAGTAATAAAATAGCCTACCGTTTATACTTAGATTGGAGAAATGCAATTGACATTTTTGGAAAAAAAACCGAAGCTATTATTTTACCACAAGTGGGACAAGATGGTGGTCCTTCTTATCATGAAATGCAAGATTGGGGTTCTGATATTTTAAATTCTGGAAAAGGGATCGGAATTGGTTCTATCAATCGATATTTAAATAATGAAAAAATGCATTTTCGCGAAGTTGATTCTACCATTGCAAAAGTTGAAAATAAAACAAACGAATCTATTGTTACTGTAAACTATTATGGATGGAAAACTGCTACAGATAAAATTGATTTCACTTCAAAATTAACTATTACTCCAGACCAACGTTACACCCAACATACCATTCAAGCTTCAAAAGAAATTAAAGGAATTTGTACTGGTATTGTAAAACAAAAAAATACTGAGTTCCTTAAAAAGGAAAGTCATAATAAGAAATGGGCTTATCTGGCAACTTATGGTAAACAATCATTAGTTCCTGATAATTTAGGTATGGCAATTTTTTATGAAACGAATACTGTAGAATCATTAGAAGATACTGAGTTGGATTATCTTTTGGTTTTTAAACCTACTACAAAAATAAATTCTTTTTATCTTTTAGGAGCATGGGAACAAGAAAAACATGGAATAAAAAACAAAGAAGAGTTTATTAAGTACTTGGATGAAAAATTAGCTGTTTTAAACAAAAAAAGTAAACTTTAG
- a CDS encoding RagB/SusD family nutrient uptake outer membrane protein yields MKKIIILLGLIVTTFSSCNDYIEEESLSNVPADATYKTASGFQLLVNSNYATLKDIYGGAPWLFCAGTDMYSEGPTAEPAGLSQYGQLIPSSEGVEQLYLTCYKSIQSVNKTIYYSTITEQNANIPVLVGEAKFLRANAYFLLVQTYGGVPIVDENITTAVLAFDRNTAEEVYAHIIKDLEESLESVGTAPYATTGKVNKRAVQDLLAKVYLTRGYETFGKATDFAKAAAYADEAIAGQALNLPYTDLFKPTNDLNAETIFSVQYDKASTSTNPSTLGNSQFYYFSSYLGGSELGTPLRSKNLIATNYALGLFEKGDTRWEGTFMTEILEGPETQANGTTKTILYYPYYRSKAPATLKVKHFYEPKWFTPADRTAWETANASRIAATGFIYHPWGKYSAEFTQGSDPNATKDFFGIPVKKFDDPEVTTPTGTATNNLVSTRDIIVSRLGETYLIAAEAYFKSGNSSTALARLNEVRRRAGGGVAGVIPVLTSIDINTILDESGRELLGEYHRWFDLKRTGTLIERTVLYNPKIHSANVFNGVGGNLKILRPIPQLAIDLNQNKNFPQNPAY; encoded by the coding sequence ATGAAAAAAATAATAATATTATTAGGATTAATAGTCACTACATTTAGTTCTTGCAACGATTATATAGAAGAAGAAAGTCTATCAAATGTTCCTGCCGATGCTACTTATAAAACTGCTTCAGGATTTCAATTATTAGTTAATTCAAATTATGCAACTCTAAAAGATATTTATGGAGGAGCACCTTGGTTGTTTTGTGCCGGTACAGACATGTATTCTGAAGGACCTACAGCAGAACCTGCTGGTTTAAGTCAATATGGACAATTAATCCCCTCTTCTGAAGGAGTTGAACAATTGTATTTAACTTGTTACAAATCTATTCAGTCGGTAAACAAAACCATATATTATTCGACAATTACAGAACAAAATGCTAATATTCCAGTCTTAGTAGGAGAAGCAAAATTCCTAAGAGCTAATGCGTATTTTTTATTGGTACAAACTTATGGTGGAGTACCTATTGTTGACGAAAATATAACTACAGCAGTTTTAGCTTTCGATAGAAATACTGCTGAAGAAGTATACGCTCACATCATTAAAGACCTTGAAGAGTCTCTTGAAAGCGTAGGAACAGCACCTTATGCAACTACAGGAAAAGTAAATAAAAGAGCCGTTCAAGATTTATTAGCAAAAGTATATCTAACAAGAGGATATGAAACTTTTGGAAAAGCTACAGATTTTGCAAAAGCGGCAGCTTATGCCGATGAAGCAATTGCAGGGCAAGCTTTAAATCTACCTTATACGGATTTATTTAAACCAACTAATGATCTAAATGCTGAGACAATTTTCTCTGTACAATATGACAAAGCATCAACAAGTACAAACCCTAGTACACTAGGTAACAGTCAATTCTATTATTTCAGTTCTTATTTAGGTGGATCAGAACTTGGTACTCCTTTAAGAAGTAAGAATTTAATTGCTACAAACTATGCTTTAGGATTATTTGAAAAAGGAGATACAAGATGGGAAGGTACTTTTATGACAGAAATTCTTGAAGGTCCAGAAACGCAAGCAAATGGAACAACTAAAACAATTCTTTACTACCCATATTACAGAAGTAAAGCTCCTGCAACATTAAAAGTAAAACACTTTTATGAACCAAAATGGTTTACTCCAGCTGATAGAACTGCATGGGAAACTGCTAACGCATCAAGAATTGCAGCAACTGGTTTTATATATCACCCTTGGGGTAAATACTCTGCAGAATTCACACAAGGCAGTGATCCTAATGCAACGAAAGACTTTTTTGGAATCCCTGTTAAAAAATTTGATGATCCAGAAGTAACTACACCAACTGGAACAGCTACAAACAACTTAGTAAGTACAAGAGACATTATTGTATCTAGACTAGGAGAAACCTATTTAATTGCAGCAGAAGCTTATTTTAAATCTGGTAATTCATCAACAGCATTAGCGCGTTTGAATGAGGTAAGAAGAAGAGCTGGAGGAGGTGTTGCTGGAGTAATTCCTGTACTGACTTCAATTGATATTAATACAATATTAGATGAAAGCGGAAGAGAGTTATTAGGCGAATACCACCGTTGGTTTGACTTAAAACGTACAGGAACGTTGATTGAAAGAACTGTTTTATATAATCCTAAAATTCATAGTGCAAATGTTTTTAACGGAGTAGGTGGTAATCTTAAAATATTAAGACCAATTCCTCAATTAGCAATTGATTTAAATCAAAACAAAAATTTTCCTCAAAATCCTGCTTATTAA
- a CDS encoding alpha/beta hydrolase, translating into MRKLLTILLLTSIAVQAQTNFTIDTSYTPKSVYNKEIKNYPFISLVQSKKYSNILDKKEIVYSKIKDRALHFDAYYTNTIHKNPAIVILHGGGWKSGNKSQMEMFAQEMASKGFSSFTIEYRLSAEAKYPAAICDVKKAIQFIKINAKQFNVDTSKIAILGCSSGGQMAALIGSTNNDSHFENKDLNTKTTSNVQAIVDIDGILAFKHPESEEGKVAGLWLGGNYEEKPEVWKEASALTHTNKNTPPTLFINSCKKRFHAGRDDMIVLLNQYKIYNEVKTFENSPHSFWFLNPWFDETVNTTTQFLNKVFKTK; encoded by the coding sequence ATGAGAAAATTACTAACAATATTACTTTTAACATCTATTGCTGTTCAAGCACAAACGAACTTTACTATAGACACTTCATATACCCCTAAAAGTGTATACAATAAAGAAATAAAAAACTATCCTTTCATTAGTTTAGTTCAGTCAAAAAAATACTCCAATATATTAGATAAAAAAGAAATAGTATATTCGAAAATAAAAGACAGAGCATTACATTTTGATGCTTATTATACTAATACAATTCATAAAAATCCAGCCATAGTAATCCTTCACGGCGGAGGGTGGAAATCTGGAAATAAATCACAAATGGAAATGTTTGCACAAGAAATGGCTTCAAAAGGATTTTCGAGTTTCACTATAGAATACAGATTATCAGCTGAAGCAAAATATCCAGCTGCTATTTGTGATGTTAAAAAAGCCATTCAGTTTATCAAAATAAACGCTAAACAATTCAATGTAGATACTTCTAAAATTGCTATATTAGGTTGCTCATCAGGTGGACAAATGGCAGCTTTAATAGGATCAACAAATAACGATAGCCATTTTGAAAACAAAGACTTAAACACTAAAACTACTAGTAATGTACAGGCAATAGTAGATATAGATGGCATCTTAGCTTTTAAGCATCCTGAATCTGAGGAGGGCAAAGTGGCAGGGTTATGGCTAGGTGGAAATTACGAGGAAAAACCAGAAGTTTGGAAAGAAGCATCGGCTTTAACACATACCAATAAGAATACTCCTCCTACTCTATTCATTAATAGCTGCAAAAAACGATTTCATGCAGGAAGAGATGATATGATAGTATTACTGAACCAATATAAAATATATAATGAAGTGAAAACTTTTGAAAACTCGCCACATTCTTTTTGGTTTTTAAATCCTTGGTTTGATGAAACAGTAAATACAACAACTCAATTTCTAAATAAAGTTTTTAAAACAAAATAA